Proteins encoded in a region of the Gammaproteobacteria bacterium genome:
- a CDS encoding ferritin-like domain-containing protein — MKSLGEACLAALQAAEPQEKITLTRTLFARWQAGEQPGHGDDAVIGIPDPGRPPRPLLVHPAEVPKRRLGNKAGRVALLHAVAHIEFNAINLALDAVYRFRGLPTGYYTDWLSVAADEARHFVLVCERLAELDAAYGDLPAHNGLWEMALKTAGDPLERMALVPRVLEARGLDVTPGMIERLIQVGDEASVRVLEVILDEEVRHVAVGSRWFGYLCKQRGVDPEQTFRDLLQAYMPGHLRGPFNKPARLLAGFTQQELQGLDRLAAVQTTGG, encoded by the coding sequence ATGAAGTCTCTGGGCGAAGCCTGCCTGGCCGCATTGCAGGCCGCCGAACCGCAGGAAAAAATCACGCTGACCCGCACCCTGTTTGCCCGCTGGCAGGCCGGTGAACAGCCCGGTCACGGCGATGACGCCGTGATCGGGATTCCCGATCCGGGCCGCCCGCCGCGCCCGTTGCTGGTTCACCCCGCCGAGGTACCTAAACGCCGTCTCGGCAACAAGGCAGGGCGTGTCGCGCTGCTGCATGCCGTCGCGCACATCGAGTTCAACGCCATCAACCTGGCCCTGGATGCGGTCTACCGGTTTCGTGGTCTGCCCACCGGGTATTACACTGACTGGCTGTCCGTCGCCGCCGACGAGGCCCGCCACTTCGTGCTGGTATGCGAGCGCCTGGCTGAACTCGACGCGGCGTACGGTGACCTGCCGGCTCACAACGGGTTGTGGGAGATGGCGCTCAAGACGGCCGGCGATCCCCTGGAACGGATGGCGTTGGTGCCGCGGGTACTCGAGGCCCGTGGCCTGGACGTCACGCCGGGTATGATCGAGCGCCTGATCCAGGTCGGGGACGAGGCCAGCGTGAGGGTGCTGGAAGTGATTCTCGACGAGGAGGTCCGGCATGTCGCCGTGGGGTCGCGCTGGTTCGGCTATTTGTGCAAACAACGGGGCGTAGACCCCGAGCAGACCTTCCGCGACCTGTTACAGGCCTACATGCCCGGCCATTTGCGAGGACCGTTCAATAAGCCGGCGCGCCTGCTGGCCGGGTTCACGCAGCAGGAACTGCAGGGGCTGGACCGGCTTGCCGCCGTACAAACGACTGGAGGATGA
- a CDS encoding DUF4147 domain-containing protein yields the protein MADARQTLLACYQAALRAVEGRGRVARWFAESERAVPPHVVAVGKAAGAMLQGALDAGVGAQFRALAISKADHLSATLCEVPGVSCLTGEHPVPGEGSLAAGEALLDFIARTPPDEPMLFLISGGTSSLVEVLPQGVTLARVAELNRWLLGSGLDIHAINRVRRACSLIKGGGLLHYLQGRPVLVLLVSDVPGNDPAVIGSGPLVPAQEPGALPELPPEFAGLVHTPTVVADAGDVEIHIIASLEDALAAAAQAGSEFGLAVTRHVAFLSGDPSAVAGQVLDELRDAPEGLHLWGGEVTPSLPPHPGRGGRAQQLALEFAQRIADRPGIYVLAAGTDGSDGATGDAGALVDGGSVARGRLGGFEAEDCLKRADAGRFLETSGDLIHTGPTGTNVMDVLLVLKCTP from the coding sequence ATGGCTGACGCCCGTCAGACGCTGCTCGCCTGTTACCAGGCGGCCCTGCGGGCCGTCGAAGGGCGCGGTCGCGTCGCCCGCTGGTTTGCTGAATCGGAACGTGCCGTGCCCCCTCACGTGGTGGCGGTGGGCAAGGCGGCGGGCGCCATGCTGCAAGGCGCGCTCGATGCCGGCGTCGGAGCACAATTCCGCGCGCTTGCCATCAGCAAGGCGGACCACCTGAGCGCCACTTTGTGCGAGGTGCCGGGCGTCAGCTGTCTGACCGGCGAACATCCCGTGCCTGGCGAGGGCAGCCTGGCAGCGGGGGAGGCACTGCTCGATTTCATTGCCCGGACGCCGCCGGACGAGCCGATGCTGTTTTTGATCTCCGGTGGTACGTCGAGCCTGGTCGAGGTTCTGCCGCAGGGCGTGACCCTGGCGCGTGTGGCTGAGCTCAACCGCTGGCTGCTCGGCAGCGGTCTCGATATTCACGCCATTAACCGCGTGCGGCGCGCCTGCTCCCTGATCAAGGGTGGCGGTCTGCTGCATTATCTGCAAGGGCGTCCCGTGCTGGTGTTGCTGGTTTCCGACGTGCCGGGTAACGATCCCGCCGTCATCGGCTCCGGGCCGCTGGTGCCGGCACAGGAACCGGGGGCGCTGCCCGAATTGCCGCCCGAATTCGCCGGATTGGTTCATACGCCGACCGTTGTTGCCGATGCCGGCGACGTCGAAATCCATATCATCGCCAGCCTCGAGGATGCGCTGGCTGCCGCGGCGCAGGCGGGCAGTGAATTCGGCCTGGCCGTCACCCGGCATGTGGCCTTTCTTTCGGGCGATCCGTCCGCGGTGGCCGGGCAGGTCCTGGACGAGTTGCGCGACGCTCCCGAGGGGCTGCATCTCTGGGGCGGAGAGGTAACCCCCAGCCTGCCGCCGCATCCCGGCCGGGGCGGGCGTGCCCAACAGCTGGCGCTGGAGTTCGCGCAACGCATAGCGGACAGGCCGGGGATTTACGTTCTTGCCGCCGGCACCGACGGCAGCGACGGAGCCACCGGCGACGCCGGCGCACTGGTGGACGGCGGCAGCGTCGCCCGCGGCCGGCTGGGCGGGTTCGAGGCGGAGGACTGCCTGAAGCGGGCCGATGCGGGACGGTTCCTCGAGACCAGCGGTGATCTGATACACACGGGGCCGACCGGCACGAATGTGATGGATGTGCTGCTTGTTCTAAAATGCACGCCATGA
- a CDS encoding O-succinylhomoserine sulfhydrylase: protein MSFDDFDEYGFETRAVRAGQVRTAEGEHSEPIFPTSSFVFSSAAEAAARFSGEQPGNIYSRFTNPTVRTFEKRLAALEGGESCVATASGMSAILSTCLALLKQGDHVVCSRSVFGTTVVLFNNYLKRFGIEVDFVSLSEPEAWRKAIRANTRMLFLETPANPLTELADIAELAELAHTHDCLLVVDNCFCTPALQRPLELGADIVIHSATKYLDGQGRCVGGAVVGDAERVGKEVYGFLRTAGPTLSPFNAWVFLKGLETLSLRMERHSRNAFEVAAWLEDQPNVRRVYYPGLSSHPQHELARRQQSGYGGIVSFELTGGKEAAWHLIDQTQLLSITANLGDTKTTITHPATTTHGRLAPEQREEAGISDGLIRLAVGLESVEDIKADLARGLDG from the coding sequence ATGTCATTCGATGATTTCGACGAATACGGTTTCGAAACCCGGGCGGTTCGGGCCGGGCAGGTGCGGACCGCCGAGGGCGAGCACTCCGAACCGATCTTCCCCACCTCCAGTTTCGTTTTCTCCAGCGCCGCCGAGGCGGCGGCCCGCTTCTCCGGAGAACAGCCGGGCAATATCTACTCGCGTTTCACCAACCCGACGGTGCGCACCTTCGAAAAGCGCCTGGCGGCCCTGGAGGGCGGCGAATCCTGCGTGGCGACCGCTTCCGGCATGTCGGCGATTCTCTCGACCTGTCTGGCCCTGCTCAAACAGGGTGACCATGTGGTCTGCTCGCGCAGCGTGTTCGGGACCACCGTGGTCCTGTTCAACAACTACCTGAAGCGCTTCGGCATCGAGGTGGACTTCGTGTCGCTGTCCGAACCGGAGGCCTGGCGCAAGGCGATTCGCGCCAACACCCGGATGCTGTTTCTCGAAACGCCGGCCAATCCGCTGACCGAACTGGCCGATATCGCCGAACTGGCGGAGCTGGCACATACCCACGACTGTCTGCTGGTGGTGGACAACTGTTTCTGCACGCCCGCGCTGCAACGTCCGCTGGAACTGGGCGCCGACATCGTGATCCATTCGGCGACCAAGTACCTGGACGGGCAGGGGCGTTGCGTGGGCGGCGCCGTGGTGGGGGACGCGGAACGGGTGGGCAAAGAGGTGTACGGTTTTCTGCGCACGGCGGGCCCAACGCTCAGCCCGTTCAATGCCTGGGTGTTCCTCAAGGGGCTCGAAACCCTGTCGCTGCGCATGGAGCGCCACAGCCGTAACGCCTTCGAGGTGGCGGCCTGGCTCGAGGATCAGCCGAACGTTCGGCGGGTTTACTACCCCGGCCTGAGTTCGCATCCCCAACACGAACTGGCCAGGCGGCAGCAGTCCGGTTACGGCGGTATCGTCTCTTTCGAACTGACGGGCGGCAAGGAGGCGGCCTGGCATTTGATCGACCAGACACAGCTGCTCTCCATCACGGCCAACCTGGGCGATACCAAGACCACCATCACTCATCCGGCGACCACCACTCACGGCCGGCTGGCCCCCGAGCAGCGCGAAGAGGCGGGTATCTCCGACGGGCTGATAAGGCTTGCCGTCGGGCTGGAATCGGTTGAGGACATCAAGGCTGACCTGGCGCGGGGTCTGGATGGCTGA
- a CDS encoding L,D-transpeptidase, which translates to MASQSAEHVPDYLPLLQRLRADYPGYPADKIIIISVDRQRLYLFDRDRLLSSWPVSTSKLGTGMRQGSDKTPLGVHYVREKIGADAPPGTIFRGRRDTGKVADILKTRTPSPEDLVTSRILWLSGLEPGVNEGGDVDSFHRYIYIHGTDEEGFIGTPASHGCVRMRNADVISLFRDIPPRTLVDIVQ; encoded by the coding sequence ATGGCGAGCCAGTCTGCAGAGCACGTACCCGATTATCTTCCGCTGCTGCAGCGCCTGCGCGCGGATTATCCGGGATATCCCGCCGATAAGATCATTATCATCAGCGTCGACCGGCAGCGGCTTTATTTGTTCGACCGCGACCGCCTGCTCAGCAGCTGGCCTGTTTCCACTTCCAAACTCGGTACCGGCATGCGGCAGGGCAGTGATAAGACCCCGCTGGGTGTGCATTACGTTCGGGAAAAGATCGGTGCGGATGCACCGCCCGGCACCATCTTCCGCGGCCGGCGCGATACCGGAAAGGTCGCCGATATTCTCAAGACCCGCACGCCCAGTCCGGAGGATCTGGTCACCTCGCGCATCCTCTGGCTGAGTGGGTTGGAGCCGGGCGTGAATGAGGGCGGCGACGTTGATTCCTTTCATCGCTATATCTATATCCACGGCACCGATGAGGAAGGCTTCATCGGCACGCCCGCATCCCACGGTTGCGTACGCATGCGCAATGCCGATGTTATCAGCCTGTTCCGCGACATCCCGCCGCGCACCCTGGTCGATATCGTGCAGTGA
- the purF gene encoding amidophosphoribosyltransferase has translation MCGIIGIVGRTPVNQALYDGLTVLQHRGQDAAGIVTCDNGRLFLRKDNGLVRDVFHTRHMHRLVGNMGIGHVRYPTAGTSSSAEAQPFYVNSPYGISLGHNGNLTNAGVLREELFLQDMRHINTRSDSEILLNVFAQELLRQKALKLEPKHVFAAVSGVHRRCEGAYAVVSMITDYGVVAFRDPYGIRPLVYGSRQTDDGIEYMVASESVALDTLGFKLIRDLEPGEAIYITTDGRLFTQQCARKQKYTPCIFEHVYFARPDSVIDGISVHKARMRMGKRLAKKLLREWGEDHDIDVIIPIPDTSRTAALELANTLGVKYREGFIKNRYIGRTFIMPGQQQRKRSVRQKLNPIALEFKGKNVMLVDDSIVRGTTSREIVQMARDAGARKVYFASASPPIRYPNIYGIDMPAAQELIAHDRTAEEVCQAIGADRILYQDLEDLVKAVSKGNPKLKVFDCSVFNGKYVTKVSEDYFRKLENDRSDENKQQADKALAGIDLPNSA, from the coding sequence ATGTGCGGAATCATTGGCATCGTCGGTCGAACCCCGGTCAACCAGGCCCTTTATGATGGTCTGACCGTGCTCCAGCACCGCGGCCAGGACGCGGCAGGTATCGTGACCTGTGACAACGGTCGTTTGTTTCTGCGCAAAGACAACGGGTTGGTCCGCGACGTATTTCACACCCGCCATATGCACCGGCTGGTGGGCAACATGGGTATCGGACATGTGCGCTATCCCACGGCCGGGACGTCGTCGTCCGCCGAGGCGCAGCCGTTTTACGTCAACTCGCCGTACGGCATCAGCCTGGGCCACAACGGCAATCTCACCAATGCCGGGGTGCTGCGCGAGGAACTGTTCCTGCAGGACATGCGGCACATCAACACGCGCTCGGATTCCGAAATCCTGCTCAACGTGTTCGCGCAGGAGTTGCTGAGGCAAAAGGCGCTCAAGCTGGAGCCCAAGCACGTCTTCGCCGCCGTCAGCGGCGTCCATCGGCGTTGCGAAGGCGCCTATGCGGTGGTCTCGATGATTACCGATTACGGCGTGGTGGCTTTCCGCGATCCCTACGGCATCAGGCCGTTGGTGTACGGATCGCGGCAGACCGACGACGGTATCGAGTACATGGTGGCATCCGAGAGCGTCGCCCTCGATACTCTGGGCTTCAAGCTGATCCGCGATCTGGAGCCGGGCGAGGCCATCTACATCACCACCGACGGCCGCCTGTTCACGCAGCAATGCGCGCGCAAGCAGAAATACACGCCCTGCATCTTCGAGCATGTTTATTTCGCCCGCCCCGATTCGGTGATAGACGGCATCTCGGTCCACAAGGCGCGCATGCGCATGGGCAAGCGGCTGGCCAAGAAGCTGCTGCGCGAATGGGGCGAGGATCACGATATCGACGTGATCATTCCCATTCCGGATACCAGCCGCACCGCGGCCCTGGAACTTGCCAATACGCTGGGCGTCAAATACCGCGAAGGATTCATCAAGAACCGTTATATCGGGCGCACCTTCATCATGCCGGGGCAGCAGCAGCGCAAGCGTTCGGTACGCCAGAAGCTCAACCCGATCGCGCTCGAGTTCAAGGGCAAGAACGTCATGCTGGTGGACGACTCCATCGTGCGCGGTACCACCTCGCGTGAGATCGTGCAGATGGCGCGCGATGCCGGCGCCAGGAAGGTGTATTTCGCGTCGGCCTCGCCGCCGATCCGTTATCCGAACATCTACGGCATCGACATGCCGGCGGCCCAGGAGTTGATCGCCCACGATCGCACCGCTGAAGAGGTATGCCAGGCCATCGGTGCCGACCGGATCCTCTACCAGGATCTGGAAGACCTGGTCAAAGCCGTCAGTAAGGGCAATCCGAAACTCAAGGTGTTCGATTGCTCCGTCTTCAACGGCAAGTACGTGACCAAGGTCAGCGAAGACTATTTCCGCAAGCTGGAGAATGATCGCAGTGACGAGAACAAGCAGCAGGCAGACAAGGCGTTGGCAGGCATCGATCTTCCCAACAGTGCGTAA
- a CDS encoding CvpA family protein produces MNWLDAVILFIFLASAVAGYLRGFIKEAVSLASWVLAVWIAVRFSPALATLFPNSMSKVSFGIGQMQFHIDNLSVGIAMVGLFIVTLILGAVVNILLHRLIEVAKLSGTNRTLGVGFGLARGYLVVVALVLLAGLSSVPRQSYWSESLLTPHFESSAKWLLGILPDRISGYFNYK; encoded by the coding sequence GTGAATTGGCTGGATGCAGTCATACTCTTCATTTTTCTGGCGTCAGCGGTGGCGGGTTACCTGCGCGGCTTTATCAAGGAGGCGGTGTCGCTGGCGAGCTGGGTGCTTGCGGTCTGGATCGCGGTGCGTTTCTCTCCCGCTCTGGCAACCCTGTTCCCCAACAGCATGAGCAAGGTTTCCTTCGGGATCGGGCAGATGCAGTTTCATATCGACAATCTCTCCGTGGGCATCGCTATGGTGGGATTGTTCATCGTCACGCTCATTCTCGGCGCCGTGGTCAATATCCTGCTGCACCGTCTGATCGAGGTGGCGAAACTGAGCGGCACCAACCGGACCCTGGGTGTCGGGTTCGGTCTGGCGCGCGGTTATCTGGTGGTGGTGGCCCTGGTTCTGCTGGCGGGGCTCAGCAGCGTGCCACGCCAAAGCTATTGGTCCGAATCCCTGCTCACGCCACATTTCGAGTCATCCGCGAAGTGGCTGCTTGGTATTCTGCCGGACAGGATTTCCGGCTATTTCAACTACAAATAA
- a CDS encoding SPOR domain-containing protein, whose product MKQRLVGAAVLIALAVIFIPMLLDGSGKSTRVSMDMTLPPEPKYEIPPRLPPLPKEIPDKQAPSGTASSSPQSAPTPEKPASAPSAKAIKPAEPAPAKPATQPEPTPKPASKTATMEKGMAWDVQVGSFGEQDNAVVLQDKLRAAGYPAFVQAGESGGSKVYRVRVGPYVKRELAEQALKKLTQSQKLKGIVVSHP is encoded by the coding sequence TTGAAACAACGCCTGGTCGGCGCTGCCGTTCTGATCGCGCTGGCCGTGATTTTCATCCCCATGCTGCTCGACGGCTCGGGCAAGAGTACCCGGGTCAGTATGGATATGACCCTGCCGCCGGAGCCGAAATACGAGATTCCGCCGCGTCTGCCGCCGCTGCCCAAGGAGATCCCGGACAAGCAAGCGCCTTCCGGGACCGCGTCTTCATCCCCGCAATCGGCGCCCACGCCCGAAAAGCCCGCCAGCGCGCCGTCCGCCAAGGCAATCAAGCCGGCCGAGCCCGCCCCGGCGAAACCGGCCACCCAGCCCGAGCCGACACCCAAACCGGCGTCCAAGACCGCCACCATGGAAAAAGGCATGGCCTGGGACGTTCAGGTGGGCAGCTTCGGTGAGCAGGACAATGCGGTCGTGCTGCAGGACAAGCTGCGTGCTGCGGGTTATCCCGCGTTCGTCCAGGCGGGCGAAAGCGGAGGAAGCAAAGTCTACCGTGTTCGAGTCGGTCCCTACGTCAAGCGTGAGCTGGCCGAGCAGGCGCTCAAGAAACTGACCCAGAGCCAGAAGCTCAAGGGCATCGTCGTCAGCCATCCCTGA
- the folC gene encoding bifunctional tetrahydrofolate synthase/dihydrofolate synthase, whose translation MSALRFNTLDEWLSWQESLHPLTIELGLDRVTTVAERLGVRRPACPVITVAGTNGKGSTVALLEAMLLAAGYRTGCYTSPHLLRYNERVRLAGEVAADEALCESFARIDAARGDISLSYFEFGTLAALDIFARNAVDVIVLEVGLGGRLDAVNLVDCDVAVVTSIGTDHQDWLGQGREAVGREKAGIFRAGRPAVCADPQPPESIAAVAEAQGARLLQVGRDFTISAEADAWHCVETGGPAVQLPYPALEGAAQLYNAAAAVIALRMLAERLPVPEAAIRQGLQAVRLAGRFQKIHDAPQAWVDVAHNPESAAQLARLLAERQTGAGETHAVFAALGDKDIEGIVTALTGRVAHWHLATLDTPRALAVDELARRVGGALPAADLHPYATVSDAWAGALRAAAPQDCIIVFGSFLTVAEALALRL comes from the coding sequence GTGTCCGCCCTCCGTTTCAACACCCTGGACGAATGGCTCTCCTGGCAGGAGAGCCTGCATCCGCTGACCATCGAGCTTGGCCTGGATCGCGTCACCACGGTTGCCGAACGCCTGGGCGTGCGCCGCCCCGCCTGCCCGGTGATCACGGTGGCCGGCACCAACGGCAAGGGCTCCACCGTGGCGTTGCTGGAAGCCATGCTGCTGGCGGCGGGTTATCGCACGGGCTGCTATACCTCGCCCCACCTGCTGCGTTACAACGAGCGGGTGCGCCTGGCAGGGGAAGTGGCGGCGGACGAGGCCCTGTGCGAGAGTTTCGCGCGCATCGACGCGGCCCGCGGCGATATCAGCCTGAGTTACTTCGAGTTTGGCACCCTCGCGGCGCTGGACATCTTCGCCCGCAACGCCGTCGATGTGATCGTGCTCGAGGTCGGGCTGGGCGGGCGCCTCGATGCGGTGAACCTGGTCGATTGCGATGTGGCCGTGGTGACCAGTATCGGTACCGATCACCAGGACTGGCTGGGGCAGGGGCGCGAGGCCGTCGGCCGGGAAAAGGCCGGTATTTTCCGCGCCGGCCGGCCCGCCGTTTGCGCCGACCCGCAACCGCCCGAATCCATCGCTGCGGTGGCCGAGGCGCAAGGCGCGCGGCTGCTGCAGGTGGGGCGGGATTTCACGATCAGCGCCGAGGCCGATGCGTGGCATTGCGTCGAGACCGGCGGGCCGGCCGTGCAGCTGCCGTATCCCGCCCTTGAGGGGGCGGCTCAACTGTACAACGCCGCCGCTGCGGTCATCGCGCTGCGCATGCTTGCCGAGCGTCTGCCGGTGCCGGAGGCGGCGATCCGCCAGGGGCTGCAGGCGGTACGCCTGGCGGGGCGCTTCCAGAAGATCCACGATGCACCGCAGGCCTGGGTCGACGTGGCCCATAATCCGGAGTCGGCCGCACAGCTAGCCCGCCTGCTGGCCGAACGGCAAACCGGTGCGGGTGAGACCCACGCGGTATTCGCGGCGCTGGGCGACAAGGATATCGAGGGCATCGTCACGGCGCTGACGGGACGGGTCGCGCACTGGCATCTGGCGACGCTGGACACACCGCGTGCCCTGGCTGTCGACGAGCTGGCGCGCCGGGTTGGGGGGGCGCTGCCTGCGGCGGATCTGCATCCTTATGCCACGGTAAGCGATGCATGGGCGGGCGCATTGCGGGCGGCCGCCCCTCAGGATTGCATCATCGTGTTCGGTTCCTTCCTGACCGTAGCGGAGGCCCTGGCCCTGCGCCTATAA
- the accD gene encoding acetyl-CoA carboxylase, carboxyltransferase subunit beta, giving the protein MSWFEKLVPSRIRTDATGKRAVPEGLWNKCNACNAVLYSAEVERNLHVCPKCGHHMRIGARWRLERFLDDAPHHEIGADIEPVDALKFKDSKKYRDRIVAAQKSTGEKDALVVMRGQLHEMDVVVAAFDFRFMGGSMGSVVGERFVRGINVALREGIPMVCFSASGGARMQEALFSLMQMSKTSAALARLSRRGLPFISVMTDPTMGGVSASLAMLGDVNIAEPNALIGFAGPRVIQQTVRETLPEGFQRSEFLVEHGAVDMIVDRRDMRERVAGLLAMMQHHPAV; this is encoded by the coding sequence ATGAGCTGGTTCGAAAAGCTGGTCCCTTCCCGCATCCGTACCGATGCCACGGGCAAGCGCGCGGTGCCGGAAGGATTGTGGAACAAGTGCAACGCCTGTAACGCCGTGCTGTACAGCGCCGAAGTGGAGCGCAATCTGCACGTGTGTCCGAAGTGCGGGCACCACATGCGCATTGGCGCGCGTTGGCGTCTGGAGCGGTTCCTGGACGATGCGCCGCACCACGAGATCGGGGCCGACATCGAACCCGTCGACGCCCTGAAGTTCAAGGACAGCAAAAAGTATCGCGACCGTATCGTGGCGGCCCAGAAGTCGACCGGCGAAAAGGATGCCCTGGTCGTCATGCGGGGGCAGTTGCACGAGATGGATGTGGTCGTCGCCGCCTTCGATTTCCGCTTCATGGGCGGTTCGATGGGCTCGGTGGTCGGTGAGCGTTTCGTGCGCGGCATCAATGTCGCGCTGCGCGAGGGCATTCCCATGGTCTGTTTTTCGGCCAGCGGCGGGGCGCGCATGCAGGAGGCCCTGTTCTCGCTGATGCAGATGTCCAAGACCAGCGCCGCGCTGGCGCGGCTGTCGCGCCGCGGCCTGCCTTTTATTTCGGTGATGACGGATCCCACCATGGGGGGCGTTTCCGCGAGCCTCGCCATGCTGGGCGACGTGAACATCGCCGAACCGAATGCCCTGATCGGCTTCGCCGGACCGCGCGTGATCCAGCAGACCGTGCGTGAAACGCTGCCCGAGGGTTTCCAGCGCAGCGAGTTTCTGGTTGAACACGGCGCCGTCGACATGATCGTCGATCGCCGGGACATGCGCGAGCGGGTCGCAGGTCTGCTGGCCATGATGCAGCACCATCCCGCCGTTTGA
- the trpA gene encoding tryptophan synthase subunit alpha, with protein sequence MSRISQVFAALQAQDRAALIPYVTAGDPRPEATVPLMHAMVDAGADIIELGVPFSDPMADGPVIQAACERALVHHVSLERVLEMVREFRTRNADTPVVLMGYLNPIEVLGYERFAQEAAEAGVDGALIVDLPPEEGHDLMQALKSRTLDPIFLLAPTSTEDRIKRICETASGFVYYVSLKGVTGASTLDIESVKRKLGEIRRYAGTPVGVGFGIRDAASAAAVAEVADAVVVGSAIVTKIAEHADDQAAIEREITTVLKEMRAALEQVASGAGARKGMEV encoded by the coding sequence GTGAGCCGCATTTCACAAGTCTTTGCCGCACTTCAGGCCCAGGATCGGGCGGCGCTGATTCCCTACGTCACCGCCGGCGATCCGCGTCCCGAGGCCACCGTGCCCCTCATGCACGCCATGGTCGACGCCGGGGCGGACATTATCGAACTGGGCGTGCCGTTTTCCGATCCCATGGCCGACGGCCCGGTGATCCAGGCCGCTTGCGAACGCGCCCTGGTGCATCACGTCAGCCTCGAACGCGTTTTGGAGATGGTGCGTGAGTTCCGCACCCGCAATGCCGACACCCCCGTGGTGTTGATGGGCTATCTCAATCCCATCGAAGTGCTCGGGTACGAGCGCTTCGCACAAGAGGCCGCCGAGGCCGGTGTGGACGGCGCGTTGATCGTGGATCTGCCGCCGGAAGAAGGACACGACCTCATGCAGGCGCTGAAGTCACGGACCCTGGACCCCATCTTCCTGCTGGCACCGACCAGTACCGAAGACCGGATCAAGCGGATCTGCGAAACGGCCAGCGGCTTCGTCTATTACGTATCGCTCAAGGGCGTGACCGGTGCCAGCACCCTGGATATCGAGTCGGTCAAACGCAAACTCGGTGAGATCCGTAGGTATGCCGGGACGCCGGTTGGCGTCGGGTTCGGCATCCGTGACGCGGCCAGTGCCGCGGCAGTGGCCGAGGTCGCCGACGCCGTCGTGGTCGGCAGCGCCATCGTGACCAAGATCGCCGAGCACGCCGACGACCAGGCTGCCATCGAGCGCGAGATCACCACAGTACTCAAAGAAATGCGTGCCGCGCTGGAGCAGGTTGCCTCGGGCGCTGGCGCACGCAAGGGGATGGAAGTATGA